One genomic window of Mustela lutreola isolate mMusLut2 chromosome 14, mMusLut2.pri, whole genome shotgun sequence includes the following:
- the SERTAD4 gene encoding SERTA domain-containing protein 4: MTLVLSMNRFCEPIVSEGAAEIAGYQTLWEADSYGGPSSPGPAQAPLQGDRGAGPPLAGSHYRGISNPITTSKITYFKRKYVEEEDFHPPLSSCSHKTISIFEERAHILYMSLEKLKFIDDPEVYLRRSVLINNLMKRIHGEIIMQNNWCFPACSFNGPSAQEWFLAQDCPYRKRPRMAKEECEKFHACCFYQECGGHYLNLPLSVHASVGSASTTAPSSSSSSSSPPPLPLPSCSHQVDFNVGCASAYKGDGQVPASEIFVTNVRSLGVQEKATLSEEKANSDTTRDGGPLSHEPVGNDLAFECKGQFYDYFETGYNDKNNVSESWKKSLRKKEPSPSNKPCCGKGSKL, from the exons ATGACTCTGGTTCTGTCCATGAATAGATTCTGCGAGCCCATTGTCTCAGAAGGAGCTGCTGAAATTGCTGGGTACCAGACACTATGGGAGGCTGACAGCTACGGAGGCCCGAGTTCCCCTGGGCCAGCACAGGCTCCTCTGCAGGGAGACCGGGGAGCCGGTCCCCCACTGGCAG GATCACATTACAGGGGAATTTCAAATCCTATAACAACATCCAAGATCACATACTTTAAGAGGAAGTATGTGGAAGAAGAGGATTTTCACCCACCACTCAGCAGCTGTAGCCATAAa ACCATCTCGATTTTTGAGGAACGAGCCCATATCCTGTATATGTCATTAGAAAAGCTCAAGTTTATCGATGATCCTGAAGTGTACCTCCGAAGGTCCGTCCTTATCAACAACTTGATGAAACGGATCCACGGCGAGATTATCATGCAGAATAACTGGTGCTTTCCTGCCTGCTCTTTCAACGGCCCCTCTGCCCAAGAGTGGTTTCTGGCTCAAGACTGTCCTTACCGAAAACGACCGCGGATGGCCAAAGAGGAGTGTGAAAAGTTTCACGCCTGCTGCTTTTACCAGGAATGTGGTGGTCACTACCTAAACCTGCCCCTTTCTGTCCATGCTAGTGTCGGAAGTGCCTCCACCActgccccctcttcctcctcatcttcctcttcccctccccctctgcctttaCCGAGTTGTTCCCACCAGGTGGATTTCAATGTAGGCTGTGCGTCTGCTTACAAGGGTGATGGTCAGGTACCCGCCAGCGAAATCTTTGTCACTAATGTCAGGTCACTAGGTGTTCAGGAAAAGGCCACATTAAGTGAGGAGAAGGCAAATAGCGACACCACCAGGGATGGTGGCCCATTAAGCCATGAACCTGTGGGAAACGACCTTGCTTTTGAGTGCAAAGGccaattttatgattattttgagACTGGATATAATGACAAAAACAACGTGAGTGAGTCTTGGAAAAAGTCCTTAAGGAAAAAGGAGCCTTCACCAAGTAACAAACCGTGCTGTGGCAAAGGGAGCAAACTATGA